CCGCGTCAATGTACGCTTTCAGAACCGACGGGAAAGAATAATTCCATACCGGATTGACAATGACGATTTTATCCGTGGCCATGAATTGATCCACAATCTCGCGTATCCGCACCGCTTTGACCTTCGACTCCTCGCTCAGTTCATCGAAAGAAGGACCGCTTGGCGATTGCCCCCAGCGTCTTAGAAGATCGGCGTCGATTTGCGGAAGATCCATGCGGTACAGATCCAAATGAATGACTTCATCTCCTAGGTTGGTCTCCTGGTTACGTACAATACAATTGCCATGATAAATCCACTCCTTTGTTATGATTTAAATAATTCAGGATTCAATGCTTGAATGTCGCCGGCGAATTCACTCCGCTCTTTGCGACCCGAATCGTCTGCTACAAATTTCATAACGATCGTCTTCAATGCCATCGATAGCTATTTCGTCAGAGATAGCCTTGGGCGTCTTTATGGGCGAAATTCGCTCGAATTTGTAGACCCCTGAATAGACGCAGGCCGCATGACGGTATCCCCGTCTTTGTAATAATCGCTTACTTTGCTTTATACCTATCCCACTCACTACCTAATTGGGAAATACTTTTTGGGCATCTTCCTCGTATCGGATACAAGTACCTATATATGGAAACCCGAACGCTTCCGTCCACTCTGCATCCTCAGCTATACATTGAATGCTTGGGCGGTGTTTATAAAACTTCGAGTTAAATTAGACATTGTTCATCTTTTTTTTTGGTTTAAAATCAGCCTGTGCTACATTCTGTGCACCTCCTCTCACGAATTCCGGGATTTGTCGTTGTAATGATAACATTTACAACAACTTCAAAAAATGATGTCCCCTCTTCCAATTGATATGCTTTGCAAGCTTGGAAACTAACTCATACACCTAGCCAAGCTCGCTTCCATTGCATTTTAGGTTCGTCTAAAGTTCAGCTCCAGAACGGCTTGAATATTTACGCCGACCAAACACTCGGGATTCGGCTGTTCATGGATATGGAAGAGCTTCCTCCTTCATGACTTCCACTGCCCGATAAACATTCAGCAGTCGAGCCCTATAAGCAAAAAAGTGTCCCCTATACTGGCTCGTACGCCCGCCAATCCCGCTTTCTTTAGCTGCACGAGTATTTTCCGAATATTAACCGGATTCGTACCGACGATATCGGTGAACCATTCCGAGGTGCAGTGCACATTCTTGGCGGCAGCTAGCAAGGAATTAATGTGAACCGCCATTGAAAATCTGCTGCTTATTTTCATAATTTAGTCGGTTCCATTGATGGTCTCTAATTCGTTTCGTCTTATTATATAAAAAGTTTACCATATTCCCGCCGTGTTGGGTGTCTCACATCTAGGTTTCTAGCGAATATGCAAGAATTTGGTCTTTCGTTAGACTCTTTCCTTTGTTCCAAATATCACGCATTTCCTGTTCATTTAAAACATGTTGAAGATCAAGAAGCGCTACATTATGCTCCACGGGAAAATTCGGAATGGCTGCACCTCCGAAGCTTTCGCGACATTTCTCAGCAGCACTTAGAAGGATGGTCGCTTCTGGATAAGCCTTCTTTGCCCAAAACGCTATAGCCAGTCCTTCTATTCCACGAGAGAGAATCCATGTCCCTTTGTAGATTTGGCTAATCGTAATACTTTTTTTGAAGTATTCAATGGATTGATCGATCTGCCCAAGTTTCAAGGCAGCATAACCGAGGCTTTCGTACGGACCGGATACTTCCCATTTATCCTGAACCAATTCGAAGAAGTACACACTCTCTTTTAGAAGTATAGATGCGTCATGAAACTCTTTTTGTTCCAGCTTTAGCTTTCCGTAAGCATGCAACGAAGCCGCCAAATTCCACATGTCCTTCGTTTTCCTCGCTATATCAACGCTCTCCTGAACCAGAGGTTCGGCTTCTTCCGAATGTAGCTGGTTGATGTAAAGAAATGCCATGAGACGAAGAGAAGAGGCTAATAGTGCAGCATCATTTAGATCACGGGCGAGATCAACGCTGCGTGCAGCTGAGACCATGGCATCTTTAACGTTTCCTTGGACGAATTGAATGACGCCCCGCCCATGCAATGCTTTGGCAAAATCTCCACCAGGCAGTTCTTCATGAACAGTACTTTCCAAAAAACGATTAAGCCAAAACAAGCCCTCCTTTAACCCGCCTTCATGAAGCCAGAACCAGTAAAGGTTCGAAACCATATGAAGCCCAATCGGGTTGGCATGCGCGTTTTCATAAGACCATTGCATGACTGAGCGCAGGTTTGCATATTCCCGTCTCACTTCGTCAAGGCAGGCATTACGCTCGCGAGTCCTGAACTTGGCTTCCGCGCGATTCAAAATTTGGCTGTAATATTGAGCATGACGTTCAAGAAGAACATGTCTGTTACGGTCGTCAGTTTCCTCCCGCATCTTCTCGTCAGCATATTCCTTAATGGTTTCCAGCATGAAATAACGGATGTAGTGGTAGTCATCACTGATTTCGATTGAGACGAGTGACTTGTTGGCCAGTCCAGATAACAGATCAAGCATATCTTCCCGGACAAGTTTATCATCAACGATGGACGATATGGGTTCGCAACTACAGATCTGCTCCACTGCCTCCAACGTAAACCCTCCTGAAAATACACTGAGCCTCCTCAGGAGCAGTCGCTCTTTGCCGGTTAATAGATCGTAGCTCCAATCGATTGTAGATTTCAGCGTTTTTTGACGCGGCACAGCATTTCGTTTTCCCGCAGTCAATAATGTCAGCAGACTCGCCAGACGCTCTTCCATCTGTTCCAGTGTCAACATGCTCATTCTGGAAGCCGCAAGCTCAATGGCTAACGGAATTCCTTCTAATTTTCTGCAAATGACACCGACAAGCTTCAAGTTTGGCAGCGTGAGCTGAAACTCAGGGGCCGCCAAACGTGCACGTTCCAAAAACAGTTGCACGGCTTCAAATTCCTTAATTTCTTCTTCGGAGAGTTCGCCCAGCGAATACTCCTCCCCTGGAAAGGATAACGGGGGGAGCCGATAGACGTATTCCCCAGAGATGTTCAAGGATTCCCGGCTCGTGACCAGGATGCTTAGTGCTGACGCAGCCATCAGGAGTGATTCGGCTAAAGCCGCGCATGCATCAATGACGTGTTCGCAATTGTCGAAAATAAACATTATTCTCTTGTTAGACACAACATCCAATATGGTTTGGAGATCCGTTCGATTCACTTGATTTTGCAGTCCCATAGTGGATAAAAGAAACTGGCCCAAAAAATGATGGTCCTTCACGGCGCCGAATTCAAACATCCAAATACCGTCCGGATACGTTTCTGCAAGCGTTGAAGCGACTCGAACGGCAAGAGACGTTTTTCCTATTCCCCCGGGACCTACGATTGAAACAAGGGAATGAATCTTCAGCCGTTCTCTCAGGTCGGCCATGGGTTGGCTTCTTCCTACAAAGCGAGAAAGAAGCTTTGGTAACGGACTTTTGCTTGCATCTGAAACGGCTTGCGTGGCAACCCGACCTTCCTGCGCGGAACCTTCAAACAAAGCTACGGTTTCAAACCAAGTGACATCAAAATCCGGAAACTCCCGTTTTGTTGCAGAACGTGCTTCTGAGAAACGTTTTACTGCAAGCCAAAGCTCCTCAGCCTCTTTCTGCTGAGCCCCCTCCAAGAAGAGCCCTTCTTCCAAAAAGACTTGAATCAAACGTTTAAGGCTCCCAATGCTGGGAAGACGATCTCCGCTCTCCCACTGTTGCACAGTTCGTGGATCGACACCAACTTGCCTTGCCAGGTCAACTTGCCGCATTCTTTTGGAAAGGCTATGTCTAGCGGGCCTGGAACGAATTTTTTTAATCCAATCATGGGGCCAATCTTTTGAAGATTTTTCGTCTTTCATCTTATCACCTGGCTTCAATAGTTTGAGCATCTCTGACACGTACAAACACGAACTCATGTACATTTGTGTTCAGGATTTTAACAGATAAAATAAAGCATATCAACAAAAAAAGGAGGTAATCTACATGCCTTTAACGCGTATCGTCACGTTGGAAGGACGTTCGAGCGAGGCTAAAGCCCGTATTAAAGAGGTCGTCTCCCAAACGATCGTGGACAAACTGCACGTGCCTGAAAATGATCGTTTTCTGATTATCGAGGAACACAACCAGGAGAACTTCAGCTTTGATCCAAACTGTCTGGACATTGAAAGAAGCGATGGATTTCTCATCGTTCAAATCATCCTGAATGCCGGCAGATCGTCCGAAGTAAAAAAAGAGTTCTATGCGGCATTAGCTGAACAACTGCATCAACAGTGCAACATTAGAACGGAAGATGTTTTCATCAATTTAATTGAAGTCACGAAAGACAACTGGTCTTATGGCAACGGCATCGCCCCATTTATTGTTTAATTCGTAATTCTTCATAAGAGAGAGGGAATTTTAACTATGTCGACTGTTCTTTATATCACTGCGCATCCCGGTAATCCAGAAGCATCTTACAGCCTTTCCGTTGGCGAGCAATTTGTACAAGCCTATCAAGAAAGCCACCCAGAAGATAAGGTTGTGCACGTAGACCTGTATCAACGAAACATTCCGCATATCGATGCAGATGTATTGGAGGCATGGGGCAAGCTTCAAACGGGAGCACCGTTTGACCAATTGACTTCTGCGCAGCAAGAAAAAGTAACTCAATTGAATCATTTGCTAGAAGAGTTCATCGCTGCGGACAAGTACGTGTTCGTTACACCAATGTGGAACTTCTCTTACCCTCCGGTATTGAAGGCGTACATTGATTCCTTTTGCGTCAGAGCCAAAACGTTTAAATACACGGAGAACGGCCCCGTTGGACTGCTGCATAATAAAAAAGCATTTCACATTCAAGCTAGCGGCGGCATCTATTCGGAAGGTCCTGTTGCGGAACGTGAGAATGGAAGCCGTCATTTGAAGACCGTTTTGAACTTTGTCGGCGTAACAGACTTCGACAGTCTGTTTGTGGAGGGTCTGTCCACGGCGGGAGACCGCGCTCCCCAAATCAAAGCCGATGCAATCGAAAAAGCCCGCAACGCTGCGAAGAATTTCTAAGAGTATTTTCCGATAGTGATTCAAGCATGCTTCATTACTTTCATGCAAATAAAACTCTCATAGGGTTATGAGAGTTTATTTGCATCTTCCATTGAGCATTTAATGAGCATTAAAAATTGACAACTCATTCGGGATGTCCGAGAGGATGAAAAATATGACAAATACACGGGCAGGGGTTACGCTGACTCGCAGAAGACGTGCGACAGTGGCCGTTATTTTGGGCGCCTTGGCGGCGCTCGCTCCCTTTTCCCTGGACATGTATTTGCCCACGCTACCGACATTGGCCAAGGATTTACAGGCTGCACCTTCCATTGCCCAACTCAGCCTGACATCCTGCATGCTGGGGCTCGTTCGGGCAATTGGCAGCGGGGCCCCTGAGCGATATTCATGGTCGCCGAAGGCCGTTGCTTGCGGGGTTGATCCTATACATCATCGTATCCGCGTGGTGTGCTTTAAGTGGATCGATATGGGCATTTATTGCGCTGCGGTTTGTTCAGGGTCTGGCAGGAAGCTTTGGGATCGTGATTTCCCGAGCGATTACGAGGGACCTCTTTTCAGGGCCGGAATTAACCCGGTTTTTCTCGCTTCTAATGCTGGTGAACGGGGCGGGGCCGATCTTTGCACCGATCGCTGGTGGACAGCTTATGCGCATTTCTTCCTGGCAAGGCGTATTCTTTGTGTTAAGTCTGATCGCCGTAGCTTTATTTTTTGCCGTGTTCTATAGCCTGGAAGAAACGTTGCCTGCCGAAGGAAGAGCTAAGGGCGGATTGAAACAAACGCTTTTCACATTCCGTACCCTGAGCAAAGACCGGACGTTCATGGGCTATGCATTATCACAAGGCTTTGTCCTTGCTGCGATGTTTGCGTATATATCAGGTTCAACGTTTGTGATTCAGGATATATTCGGAGCTTCTCCGCAACTGTTTAGTGTAATATTTGCCCTGAATGGGTTGGGTTTGATTGTAGCGGGGCAAATTACGGGTAGACTATCTGGTAAGGTTAGTGAGCATAAGCTATTCGTTAGCGGAATTTCCCTGGCTACGCTTAGTGGTGTGACATTGTTAGTAGTATTATTATGCGGCGGTGGACTATACGCTGTGCTGGTTCCATTATTTATCGTGGTATCCAGTGTCGGGATCGTAACGACAACGGGATTTTCCCTAGCTATGCAAAAGTACGGCATTGCTGCAGGAAGCGCTTCTGCCCTGCTTGGCTTGATTTCGTTCATATTAGGGGGGCTCGCAGCGCCCGTAACCGGTATTGGTGGAGGGCAATCTGCAATTCCCATGGGGCTGGTTATTGCCTTTTCTAATATCGCGGCAGTGGTTTGTTACGTCACGTTAATCCGAATACACCCGGCATCGCCAATTCAACCAAAGGGGGAAGAAAAATGAAAATATCTTATCATGGACATTCGGTTGTAAAAATCGAAACCAACGGCACAACCATTCTTATTGATCCTTTTATTACAGGCAACTCCAACACCGATTTGGAAGCAGTCAATGTGCAGGCTGATGTAATCCTTCTGACCCATGGTCACGGGGATCATGTTGGAGATACTGTGGAAATTGCGAAACGAAATAACGCGCTGGTCATTGCATCGGCCGAGCTAGCGGATATTCTCAGTTGGGAAGGTGTACGAACCCATGCCATGAGCATTGGGGGAGCCTACCAATTCGAATTTGGAAAAGTGAAATTAACCCAAGCTTTTCATAGCTCAAGCCAAGTTAATCCGGAGACCAAAACAATCATCTATACGGGAATGCCTACAGGGATTCTGTTCACGGCAGAGAGCAAAACGATTTACCACGCAGGAGACACAGGTTTGTTCTACGATATGAAGGTGATTGGAGAACTCAACAACATCGATTTGGCATTTCTCCCGATCGGAGACAACCATACTATGGGACCAGAGGATGCTGCACTGGCAACTGAATGGCTTCAAGCGAAACAAGTTGTGCCGATCCATTTCAATACGTTCCCTTCTATTAAACAAGACCCTCACTACTTCGCTTCGCTTCTAAAGGAGGGGGTAGGGAAAGTGTTGAAACCGGGAGAAAGGCTGGAGTTGATTCCTTGAATTCATTCATAAGGATCAACTTATATAAGTATAAGTCGCTATTTTAATAGCTTTTGCATCCCACCCACTAAACAACTTCATGACTTATGGTCGGTCAAACTGAAAGTTAAGTTATTTCTATTTAGTGGGCGCTCTCCCCTGTTGGACAGCGCCCGCTTTTGATTTTTTGGATTTTCTCTGAACAAATGTAAATTCGTTATTGTTGAGCATACTTTGCCATGAAGTTTGTTCATTCAATTATGCATAACGTGAAAATAAGTTTACAGTTTCCAAGGACGATTGTTATGTAAAAGTAAGGCTTCCTTAATGGATGGGCAACATCGCCTTGGAGGAATCAAACGGTATACCGAAGGACAAATTCTGAATTAAACATTCCCTTTATGACGTACGACTACCTGGATAATGATGAAGAAATCAATTTGATTAATACAATAAATACTAAGGCCAAAGGCATAACTTCTTCATTAAGCAAATTTACTGGCTAACCTGATCATACGAAAGAGCCACTCTACACGTGGGTGACTCTTTCGTATTGCTTATTTGAAATCATTAATGAGCAGACGGGGCGGAGACAGATTTCATCAAAGCATTTTGTTTCGCATAAAACGTAAGATTGGTAAGATTGTCCGGATGAGGAACGTATGCCTCTTCCAGTTTCTCGATTTCTTTGTCAGTCAATCGAACGTCCAGTGCCGCTACTGCGTCGGTTAAATGCTGCTCTTTCGTAGCTCCTACGATTGGAGCTGTAACAGCATCTTTTTGCAGCACCCATGCCAAAGCGACCTGAGCACGGGGAATTCCACGCGCTTCCGCTACCTCATTCACCGATTCGATGACTTTTCGATCTGATTCTGCTGTTGCCTGGTATAGAACTTTGCCAAACATATCGTTGTCCGCACGAAAACTTGTTTCATCCCAGTTCCGGGTCAATCTGCCTCTGGCCAACGGACTCCATGGAATCACACCGATTTTTTCCTCTTTGCAAAACGGCAGCTTTTCCCGTTCTTCCTCTCGGTACAATAAGTTCAGATGATTTTGCATACTGACGAACCGGGTCCACCCATGGCGCTCGGCAGTATAAAGCGCTTTTTGAAATTGCCAGGTATACATGTTGGAAGCTCCAATATAACGTGCCTTGCCAGCTTTTACAACGTCATGCAGCGCTTCCATCGTCTCTTCAATGGGCGTATTGTAATCCCAGTTATGGACTTGATAAAGATCAATGTAGTCTGTACCCAGTCGTCTAAGGCTGTGATCAATCTCCGTCATGATGGCCTTTCGGGAGAGACCTACCGCATTTTGTCCTTCTCTCATTCCAGCAAACACTTTGGTTGCGATGACCACTTCATCTCGGTTGGCAAAGTCCTTTAGAGCCCTGCCAACAATTTCTTCGCTGCTGCCTTTCTGATATTCATTTGCCGTATCAAAAAAATTGATACCCAGATCAAGAGCCTTCTTAATCATGGGACGACTTTCTTCTTCATTTAAGGTCCATTGATGTCTTCCACGTTCAGGGTCGCCATAACTCATGCAACCGAGAGCTATACTGGAGACATCTAGGCCAGTATTGCCTAACTTCACATATTCCATTAGTATTTTCTTCTCCCTTTCTATTAAAAATTATTCAGCTTTCGTCTCAAAATCGGTTGAATACGCCGTGTCCTTTTGTCCTTCAAGCGCCGCCAAGCGAGAGCTTAGACTTGTATGAATCGCATCGTATGCATCGCTTCCCAACGTTAATCGAAGCGGCGCGTTTTCCTCATCTGCTACGTCGATCATCGCTTTAACCATTCGATCAGCTCGGTCATAATTAGGCGTTTGAAATCGTTGAAGTTGTGAATAGGTTGTTCGATTATTAGTTCAGTTAGCCGAATTAGCCTTATCTCGTACTCTCTACACAGTAGATTGAAAAATAAAGCTTCTTTAGTTTTAAAATAAACGAAAAGAATACCCTTTGACATTTGCATTTCTTTAGCGATGTCCGACATTTTAATGTGATTGTATTCGGATTCTTCAAACATGCGAGCGGCCTGATCTAGAATGGCTTGCGCCTTTAACGCCTTCGCTTCATCTGTCATTGCACGTTTTGCCATAAAACTGCCCCCCAATTTTATAAATGTATCACCTTATAGAAATGGAATCAAAACGTTCTATAACACGTTACTTTATGTATTTCAATTTAATGATCCTCTTAGACAATAAATGATGCAAAAGAACCTTCAAAACCACTATGTAAGTGGAAATGAAGGTTCTTTTGTTAAATGAAATCATTTACAATTTGGGGGCCGAAATTTCCCAAATCGACTTTTGGGACAGTCCCTTGTTCATATGGAGCCTCCTTAATTAACGATTTAAAAGAGCATCAAAAACAGTCAATTTGTTCGAAGCGCATTTAGGTGATTTTACTTATTTATTAAGTTGTTCATGCCCAAACGATAGCAAGTTGGCTCGGCCATGTAGAATCCGAACAACCATGAATATATATGGTCATCCCTTGAAGTGCAGCAATGAGTTGTGCAACCACCGTGGATCTCAGCCTCCAATCCTTTTTTAAACCGAACTCAGCACGTTGCAACAATCATCTTTGGAAATATCCAATTTGTAACTAAGTAAAACGTAAAACAGGTTTCTTGGATAACTAAGCCTTTAGCCTTAACGACCTACTGGGATGAAATATGAATACTCTTTAAATTCGGTCCTTCTGTGCCGGTCGTTACCACTTTTAATGTATTGATTCCGCTACTCATGGGTATCTGAATTGTTTTTTCTTCCCATATTCCCCAACTCCCAGTTGCATCAAAAGCTGCATCGCTAATTACCTTCGTTCCGTTCACATACACATCGAGATTCCTTATACCTCTCTCCAAAGCATATTTGAATTTAACATTTTTTGTGCCTGCTAAGGCACAGTTAATGCTGTTCCACTGAATGGATGCCTCGGACATGGCAGTAAAGTCGACATATTGTATGGGTTTATTGTCCAAATAAGTGCTCCGTACTACGGAGTTGACCAATGTGGTATCCTTATCCGCTTCATAAGTGGTACCTCCAGCAGCCACCGCAGTGGCATTATTTTTTGTAAACTGCCAGTAATCGAAATTGAACAAGCTGTCTGTAGCGTTTCCGGTAAATACAAAGAAGACGTTGTGAATACCGGTTGCACCGCTTACAGTAGTTTCTAGTTCTCTCCAGGTTTGCTCTCCACCTGTTGAAGGTACGTTAAGCGTTCCTGCCAGCTTGCCTGTTACACTATCAAGACGGACTTCAATTTTACCACCTGTGATGGAGGCAACATTAGCTTTAAAGGTCTTGGCTCCTATGGAACCGAAGTCAGCGTTACCTACCGCAATCCAGTCTCCATTGTGAATACCAGTTACGTGCTGGTTGTTGACCGGACCGCCTATCGCTGAAGATTTCTCAGTTAAAATTCCCCGGTTCCAACCAAATGTTTCTGCCTCTACTCGTTGATAGGGATCAAGATTGTCCAGTTGGGCTACGCCTGCATAATTGGCAGCAACCTCTTGAATGCTTCCATCTGCACGATGCACAAGCTTGTTGATATGGGGAGAACGGTATCCCTTACCTTCACCAAATAACGCTAAACTAACCGTTTGAGCATGGTAGGCTACATACCATTCCCCTTTAAAGTTGAAAACAGCATGATGGTTGTTCCCACCGGCCTTAAAAAAGGATGCTGGATTTTTCAGGAAATGTCCTGCGTACGTAAACGGCCCCATCGGACTTGTGCTGGTCATATACCCTATTTGCCCCCCTGGTATATTGGCAGGGTGTACGCCTCCGAAGTTAATGCAATAGGAATAGTAATAGATTCCGTTATATTTATGAATTCCTGAGTCTTCCAGGATAAATGGAGCATCAATCATAGATGCACTTCCAACAACGCTGGTCATGTCGGCTCCCAGCTTCAACACTCTGGCTGTTTTGGGATTGGCCCGTTGCTCTTGGGTTGGTGTAGAACCACCAGGAATGCCACCACCAGTGTAGAGGTAGCCTGTGCCGTCGTCATCCACCAATACGGCTGGGTCGAAAAGCCATACAACATCAGACATGCCTGGTGTTTTAGTAGTAACCAGCGCTTTTCCCAACGGATCTGTCCATGGCCCAATGGGGCTATCTGCCGTGAGAACACCGATACCTCCGGTACCATTTGCAAAATAAAGGAAGAATTTGTCCTTGCCATTGATCTTTTTAACTGCGGCTGTCGGCGCCCAAGAAGCACCGGCCCATTTCGCAATGCCCTTGCCGCCGTTGGCGCCATTGGCCCCTGCTACTGGAATGGCTCCGTGGTCGGTCCAGTTCACCATATCTGCGGAAGATATGACAAATACACTCTTCAAATTAGCAAATGAATTGTCTTTAATCGTTCCGTCGCTATTGTATTCATAGTTATCACTGGACATATAGATGTAGACTCTTCCGTTATAGGTCAACGCAAAGGGATCTGCTCCTAAATGATGGTCTATCAGTGGGTTGGAATTTCCAATATGCTTGGCAATTGTAGAGCTGGCTGCAGACGCAGGCACTTCAGAAGTGCAACTCCAGACAAGTGCTAGAACGAATAAAAACAAACT
This DNA window, taken from Paenibacillus kribbensis, encodes the following:
- a CDS encoding TetR/AcrR family transcriptional regulator; the protein is MAKRAMTDEAKALKAQAILDQAARMFEESEYNHIKMSDIAKEMQMSKGILFVYFKTKEALFFNLLCREYEIRLIRLTELIIEQPIHNFNDFKRLIMTELIEWLKR
- a CDS encoding FMN-dependent NADH-azoreductase; the protein is MSTVLYITAHPGNPEASYSLSVGEQFVQAYQESHPEDKVVHVDLYQRNIPHIDADVLEAWGKLQTGAPFDQLTSAQQEKVTQLNHLLEEFIAADKYVFVTPMWNFSYPPVLKAYIDSFCVRAKTFKYTENGPVGLLHNKKAFHIQASGGIYSEGPVAERENGSRHLKTVLNFVGVTDFDSLFVEGLSTAGDRAPQIKADAIEKARNAAKNF
- a CDS encoding transcriptional regulator, whose translation is MAVHINSLLAAAKNVHCTSEWFTDIVGTNPVNIRKILVQLKKAGLAGVRASIGDTFLLIGLDC
- a CDS encoding NB-ARC domain-containing protein codes for the protein MKDEKSSKDWPHDWIKKIRSRPARHSLSKRMRQVDLARQVGVDPRTVQQWESGDRLPSIGSLKRLIQVFLEEGLFLEGAQQKEAEELWLAVKRFSEARSATKREFPDFDVTWFETVALFEGSAQEGRVATQAVSDASKSPLPKLLSRFVGRSQPMADLRERLKIHSLVSIVGPGGIGKTSLAVRVASTLAETYPDGIWMFEFGAVKDHHFLGQFLLSTMGLQNQVNRTDLQTILDVVSNKRIMFIFDNCEHVIDACAALAESLLMAASALSILVTSRESLNISGEYVYRLPPLSFPGEEYSLGELSEEEIKEFEAVQLFLERARLAAPEFQLTLPNLKLVGVICRKLEGIPLAIELAASRMSMLTLEQMEERLASLLTLLTAGKRNAVPRQKTLKSTIDWSYDLLTGKERLLLRRLSVFSGGFTLEAVEQICSCEPISSIVDDKLVREDMLDLLSGLANKSLVSIEISDDYHYIRYFMLETIKEYADEKMREETDDRNRHVLLERHAQYYSQILNRAEAKFRTRERNACLDEVRREYANLRSVMQWSYENAHANPIGLHMVSNLYWFWLHEGGLKEGLFWLNRFLESTVHEELPGGDFAKALHGRGVIQFVQGNVKDAMVSAARSVDLARDLNDAALLASSLRLMAFLYINQLHSEEAEPLVQESVDIARKTKDMWNLAASLHAYGKLKLEQKEFHDASILLKESVYFFELVQDKWEVSGPYESLGYAALKLGQIDQSIEYFKKSITISQIYKGTWILSRGIEGLAIAFWAKKAYPEATILLSAAEKCRESFGGAAIPNFPVEHNVALLDLQHVLNEQEMRDIWNKGKSLTKDQILAYSLET
- a CDS encoding carbohydrate-binding protein, whose protein sequence is MSEASIQWNSINCALAGTKNVKFKYALERGIRNLDVYVNGTKVISDAAFDATGSWGIWEEKTIQIPMSSGINTLKVVTTGTEGPNLKSIHISSQ
- a CDS encoding NAD(P)H-dependent oxidoreductase; this translates as MDLPQIDADLLRRWGQSPSGPSFDELSEESKVKAVRIREIVDQFMATDKIVIVNPVWNYSFPSVLKAYIDAVTVIGKTIKRSDNGLRGLSGLTGTQQGKKVMHIQASGTVLSHGKFKDVEYSHSYVNAIMNLLGIDCDG
- a CDS encoding tautomerase family protein, with amino-acid sequence MPLTRIVTLEGRSSEAKARIKEVVSQTIVDKLHVPENDRFLIIEEHNQENFSFDPNCLDIERSDGFLIVQIILNAGRSSEVKKEFYAALAEQLHQQCNIRTEDVFINLIEVTKDNWSYGNGIAPFIV
- a CDS encoding metal-dependent hydrolase encodes the protein MKISYHGHSVVKIETNGTTILIDPFITGNSNTDLEAVNVQADVILLTHGHGDHVGDTVEIAKRNNALVIASAELADILSWEGVRTHAMSIGGAYQFEFGKVKLTQAFHSSSQVNPETKTIIYTGMPTGILFTAESKTIYHAGDTGLFYDMKVIGELNNIDLAFLPIGDNHTMGPEDAALATEWLQAKQVVPIHFNTFPSIKQDPHYFASLLKEGVGKVLKPGERLELIP
- a CDS encoding aldo/keto reductase; the encoded protein is MEYVKLGNTGLDVSSIALGCMSYGDPERGRHQWTLNEEESRPMIKKALDLGINFFDTANEYQKGSSEEIVGRALKDFANRDEVVIATKVFAGMREGQNAVGLSRKAIMTEIDHSLRRLGTDYIDLYQVHNWDYNTPIEETMEALHDVVKAGKARYIGASNMYTWQFQKALYTAERHGWTRFVSMQNHLNLLYREEEREKLPFCKEEKIGVIPWSPLARGRLTRNWDETSFRADNDMFGKVLYQATAESDRKVIESVNEVAEARGIPRAQVALAWVLQKDAVTAPIVGATKEQHLTDAVAALDVRLTDKEIEKLEEAYVPHPDNLTNLTFYAKQNALMKSVSAPSAH